One Deltaproteobacteria bacterium DNA window includes the following coding sequences:
- a CDS encoding ABC transporter substrate-binding protein — protein sequence MVFIRRFDGHLAARLFLRTALTWLAFAIPLFSSRAATAPNKIVISYASLSEREGVLMVARDQGFFRRQGLDVELVYMPSGPVSLAAMAHGDSQVNTGSASGAILGAMAGGLDLVFVAGLINKLTGVIVTGPNINSPADLKGKTIGVTSIGGGNWVFTMLALEHWKLDVKRDNITIRVIGSDAVRAQAITNGTIDATQISVYSLVGPLKKQGARVLADLPDLGVPYQGVTVFTRRSYLNQNPETMEKLLTAIVEAIAFIQDPANKASVLRILSKGLRLAKPEDSAEGYESVKPHFERKIYPTVEGVRNTIRLLGMSNEKIRNLRPEEIIDDRIVRRLEQKGLFR from the coding sequence ATGGTTTTCATCCGCCGATTCGACGGGCATCTCGCCGCCCGATTATTTCTTCGCACCGCGCTGACATGGCTCGCCTTCGCGATCCCGTTATTTTCCAGCCGCGCCGCGACGGCGCCGAATAAGATCGTCATCAGCTATGCCAGCCTGAGTGAGCGCGAGGGTGTGCTCATGGTTGCTCGCGATCAGGGATTTTTCCGCAGGCAGGGACTCGATGTCGAATTGGTCTACATGCCGAGCGGGCCGGTTTCGCTGGCAGCCATGGCTCACGGTGACTCCCAGGTCAACACCGGTTCGGCGTCGGGGGCGATCCTCGGTGCCATGGCCGGCGGATTGGATCTGGTTTTCGTTGCCGGGCTGATCAATAAATTGACCGGCGTCATCGTCACCGGCCCTAACATCAACAGCCCGGCCGATCTCAAGGGCAAGACCATCGGCGTGACCAGCATCGGCGGCGGCAATTGGGTGTTTACCATGCTCGCGCTGGAACATTGGAAGCTCGACGTCAAACGCGACAATATTACTATCCGCGTCATCGGCAGCGACGCGGTGCGCGCCCAGGCGATTACCAACGGCACCATCGATGCGACCCAGATTTCCGTCTACTCACTGGTGGGGCCGTTGAAGAAGCAGGGCGCTCGGGTGCTCGCCGACCTGCCGGATCTGGGGGTTCCGTACCAGGGAGTCACGGTTTTTACCCGGCGCAGTTACCTCAATCAAAATCCCGAGACGATGGAAAAACTTTTGACCGCCATCGTCGAAGCCATCGCCTTTATCCAGGACCCGGCGAATAAAGCTTCGGTGTTGCGCATCTTGTCAAAAGGACTGCGCCTGGCCAAACCGGAGGACAGCGCCGAGGGATACGAAAGCGTCAAGCCGCATTTCGAACGCAAGATTTATCCGACGGTCGAAGGCGTGCGCAATACGATTCGATTGCTCGGCATGAGCAACGAAAAGATTCGCAACCTGCGGCCCGAAGAGATCATCGACGATCGCATCGTGCGGCGCTTGGAGCAGAAGGGATTGTTTCGCTAA